One window from the genome of Saccharomyces mikatae IFO 1815 strain IFO1815 genome assembly, chromosome: 6 encodes:
- the USV1 gene encoding Usv1p (similar to Saccharomyces cerevisiae RGM1 (YMR182C) and USV1 (YPL230W); ancestral locus Anc_6.256), with translation MGNTTNCNAVSVLPDSNGSFATNNVAGSTPKRSKSARRKSFKCTGYDGCAMSFTRAEHLARHIRKHTGEKPFQCPACLKFFSRVDNLKQHRESVHAHKNHHSTGAHQRKPSYSSLSSSSSASSSSSASSSTSYSDPSSRKTNNIGGNMPIMTETEKAPLIVHSSPEFITNTRCIPPISPRSIYGTQRQQQQPYYYPGSQSITDSHYQYPLPSNSTTINYLPSIDVQYPLNVCPTVVGQPTTEVMVPSLPPRSIPSVSFKYNDSADLLPRRTMDNYNFRSNNINVNTNVNKTTNITDNNTDVFPPPFSKLAAGAEVKPIIFPQHQQEFRKRTNDDNISNEPSLDNGKSFESSNNNDNDIQKRPAALSESDILINTNKKRLSVDYILT, from the coding sequence ATGGGAAATACCACAAATTGTAATGCTGTAAGTGTTCTTCCGGACAGCAACGGCAGTTTTGCGACCAACAATGTAGCGGGATCTACCCCGAAAAGGTCCAAAAGTGCTCGAAGAAAATCGTTTAAATGCACTGGATACGATGGTTGTGCGATGTCCTTTACTAGGGCGGAGCATCTTGCACGTCACATAAGAAAGCACACGGGGGAAAAGCCGTTCCAGTGTCCTGCGTGTTTGAAATTCTTCAGTAGAGTCGATAATTTGAAACAGCACCGGGAATCGGTCCATGCACATAAGAATCACCATTCTACGGGTGCGCATCAACGTAAACCGTCGTATTCGTCGTTgtcgtcttcttcttctgcatcTTCGTCGTCTTCCGCATCTTCATCTACATCATACAGCGATCCTTCTTCCAGAAAAACCAATAATATTGGTGGTAATATGCCAATAATGACAGAGACCGAAAAAGCGCCTCTAATAGTACATTCCTCACCAGAGTTCATCACAAACACGAGATGTATACCACCTATCTCTCCGAGATCCATTTACGGTACTCAGCgacagcaacagcaacccTATTACTACCCGGGTTCCCAATCCATCACTGATAGTCACTACCAGTACCCTCTTCCTAGCAACAGCACCACTATCAATTATTTACCATCTATAGACGTGCAATATCCGCTAAATGTGTGTCCTACCGTAGTGGGCCAACCGACTACAGAGGTAATGGTACCATCCCTACCTCCGAGGTCAATACCAAGTGTTTCCTTCAAATATAATGACTCAGCGGATTTGCTACCTCGGAGAACTATGGATAATTATAACTTTAGatcaaataatattaatgtTAATACTAATGTGAACAAAACTACTAATATTACCGACAACAATACCGATGTATTTCCTCCACCTTTTTCGAAGCTAGCGGCAGGTGCCGAAGTAAAACCAATTATTTTCCCGCAGCATCAGCAAGAATTCAGGAAGCGTACCAACGACGATAACATTAGCAATGAACCTTCGTTGGATAATGGTAAGAGCTTCGAGagtagtaataataatgataacgACATCCAGAAGAGGCCAGCAGCTCTATCAGAGTCTGATATTTTGATTAATactaataagaaaagactCAGTGTTGATTACATACTGACATGA